A part of Setaria viridis chromosome 8, Setaria_viridis_v4.0, whole genome shotgun sequence genomic DNA contains:
- the LOC117834259 gene encoding auxin-responsive protein SAUR72 codes for MAAAVRSLVSRTLLDRRRRGRSGAVAGCFSVYVGAGRERFVMPVERANHPLFRRLLDDAEREYGLAAQGPLALPGCDVGAFLDVLWLMEERHDEDEEDGEGTIANNTAVLSSSPMCGLIRRSCGANGGRVVAGYRTLCPTSRSRSSLRRWWL; via the coding sequence atggcggcggcggtgaggagccTGGTGTCGAGGACCCTGCTagaccggcggcgccgcggcaggTCCGGCGCGGTGGCCGGGTGCTTCTCGGTGTACGTGGGCGCCGGGCGGGAGCGCTTCGTGATGCCGGTGGAGCGCGCCAACCACCCGCtcttccgccgcctcctcgacgACGCCGAGCGAGAGTACGGCCTCGCGGCGCAGGGCCCGCTCGCGCTGCCCGGATGCGACGTCGGCGCGTTCCTCGACGTCCTCTGGCTGATGGAAGAGCGCCacgacgaggatgaggaggacggcgaggggACGATCGCCAACAACACGGCCGTGTTATCGTCGTCGCCGATGTGCGGCTTAATCCGGAGGAGCTGCGGCGCCAATGGCGGCCGCGTGGTGGCAGGGTACCGGACGCTGTGCCCGACGTCGAGGTCGAGGTCTTCTCTCCGCCGGTGGTGGCTATGA